The Pseudomonas sp. IAC-BECa141 genome contains the following window.
TGTTCACAACCCAGTACAGCACCAGACCTGCCGGGAACCACAGGAAGAAGAAGGTGAAGATGATTGGCATCATTTTCATCACCTTGGCCTGCATCGGATCCGGAGGTGTAGGGTTCAGACGCTGCTGGATGAACATGGTCGCGCCCATGATGATCGGCAGGATGAAGAACGGATCCTTGATCGACAGGTCGGTAATCCACAGCATGAACGGCGCCTGGCGCATTTCCACGCTTTCCAGCAGAACCCAGTACAGAGAAAGGAAAACCGGCATCTGCACCAGGATCGGCAAGCAGCCGCCCAGCGGATTGATCTTCTCTTTCTTGTACAGCTCCATCATGGCTTGCGACATTTTCTGCCGGTCATCGCCATGTTGCTCTTTCAGTGCAGCCAGTTTCGGAGCCACGGCGCGCATGCGGGCCATCGACTTGTAGCTGGCGGCCGACAGAGGGAAGAAAATCCCTTTGATCAGCATGGTCAGGAAGATGATCGACCAGCCCCAGTTGCCGACGATGCTGTGGATATGTTGCAGGAGCCAGAAGATTGGCTGGGCAATGAACCACAGAATGCCGTAGTCGACGGTCAGTTCCAGACCTGGGGACAACTCTTTCAGCACAGCCTGGCTTTTCGGACCGGCGTACAGAACAGCGCTGGTTTCGACTTTCGCACCCGGTGCAGCGGTCAGCGAAGGACCGGTGTAACCGATGATGTAATTGCCTTTGCTGTCTTTACGGGTCTGGACGATGTTGTTTTCGCCCTTCGGAGCAACCCATGCCGTCACGAAGTAGTGTTGCAGCCAGGCTACCCAGCCACCGGTGACGGTTTCCTTGAGCTGACCTTTGTCCATGTCCTTCATGGACACTTTCTTGTACGGCTCGGAACTTGTCCACAGGGCAGCGCCCAGGTAAGTCGCGGTACCGGTAGCAGTAGTCGATGAAGG
Protein-coding sequences here:
- the yidC gene encoding membrane protein insertase YidC, whose amino-acid sequence is MDIKRTILIVALAIVSYVMVLKWNQDYGQAALPTQNVASSTTTSGLPDTATGNNAAASDDIPRAASDTSAPAETPVAVSKDLIQIKTDVLDLAIDPQGGDVAQLTLPLYPRRQDRPDVPFQLFDNGGERTYLAQSGLIGTNGPDANPAGRPIYSSEKKTYQLADGQDQLVVDLKFSKDGVNYIKRFTLKRGLYDVTVTYLIDNQSAQPWSGSMFAQLKRDASADPSSTTATGTATYLGAALWTSSEPYKKVSMKDMDKGQLKETVTGGWVAWLQHYFVTAWVAPKGENNIVQTRKDSKGNYIIGYTGPSLTAAPGAKVETSAVLYAGPKSQAVLKELSPGLELTVDYGILWFIAQPIFWLLQHIHSIVGNWGWSIIFLTMLIKGIFFPLSAASYKSMARMRAVAPKLAALKEQHGDDRQKMSQAMMELYKKEKINPLGGCLPILVQMPVFLSLYWVLLESVEMRQAPFMLWITDLSIKDPFFILPIIMGATMFIQQRLNPTPPDPMQAKVMKMMPIIFTFFFLWFPAGLVLYWVVNNCLSIAQQWYITRKIEAATKKAEA